One stretch of Kiritimatiellaceae bacterium DNA includes these proteins:
- a CDS encoding acyltransferase: protein MRKQIARFFASRKGMNVETLNDWTAREWLGFAWLLGCRLLRGILVRLRLGKTSGLVLCEKKVRLLYPRCIRAGRSLSLEEGCEIVGLSKRGVVFGNRCTMGRFATIRPTNVLVDEAGEGLKMGDHSNIGAYSYIGCSGYIELGDNVMMGPRVNLLAENHNFERTDVPMKEQGVSRGTIIIEDDCWLGANCSVLSNVRIGRGSIVATGAVVTKDVPPYSIVAGVPARVIRSRVSTTLHPTDSGSRAIWVTGLSD, encoded by the coding sequence ATGCGTAAACAAATAGCCAGGTTCTTCGCGTCCCGCAAGGGAATGAATGTCGAAACACTTAATGACTGGACGGCCCGGGAGTGGCTTGGATTTGCCTGGCTGCTGGGGTGCCGGTTGCTGCGCGGCATTTTGGTGCGCCTGCGGCTGGGAAAAACTTCCGGACTGGTTCTGTGCGAGAAAAAGGTTCGTTTGCTTTATCCCCGCTGCATTCGCGCCGGGCGCTCGTTAAGTCTGGAAGAAGGATGCGAAATCGTTGGCTTATCAAAACGTGGAGTAGTTTTCGGAAACCGCTGTACCATGGGCCGTTTCGCAACCATCCGTCCGACCAATGTGCTGGTGGATGAGGCCGGGGAAGGGTTGAAAATGGGGGATCATTCCAACATAGGGGCCTATTCCTATATCGGCTGTTCTGGCTATATCGAACTTGGCGATAATGTGATGATGGGACCGCGGGTCAACCTGTTGGCTGAAAACCATAATTTTGAGCGCACGGATGTGCCGATGAAAGAGCAGGGTGTGTCTCGCGGCACGATTATTATCGAAGATGACTGCTGGCTGGGTGCCAATTGCTCAGTGCTTTCCAATGTTCGGATCGGACGAGGCTCCATTGTGGCGACCGGAGCGGTGGTTACCAAAGACGTTCCACCTTATTCAATTGTTGCCGGAGTTCCGGCGAGAGTGATCAGAAGCCGGGTGTCAACAACGCTCCACCCAACGGATTCGGGCTCGCGGGCAATCTGGGTGACCGGCCTATCGGACTGA
- a CDS encoding glycosyltransferase yields the protein MLLRTAFRQILDGHAVCVVLPEDGPLVPALREIGVSVEIVPLDPTIRKKYFKSPVSFCRFIVECMRSVSAFKAICRKYDVGVIYSNTSQSVTGGIVAKQLGIPHVCHVRESYAGFGFFWKLYRQFLLKYSGKIICVSDAIAAQFPKGKIGNKVVAVHDGFPLDEFDPVPAERIAGFKDKFDLNNRLLVGLVGRIILQRKGQDVFVKAIARLKDKWPEVRFLMIGACYPGNEYHLDNLNRLIDDLGIRNLIVFTGEVKDIKAAYAALDVSVMASATPEPFGGTTIESMAFAKPVVGTNIGGTPEQIGDGETGILIPPNDPDAMADAISKLLADEPLRSKMGRAGRQRFEREFGFGPYYKKLMTAVSGVNA from the coding sequence ATGTTGCTGCGAACGGCGTTCCGGCAGATCCTTGACGGACATGCCGTTTGTGTCGTGCTACCGGAAGACGGGCCCTTAGTTCCTGCTCTCAGGGAAATTGGTGTGTCGGTCGAGATCGTTCCGCTCGACCCGACAATCCGGAAAAAGTATTTCAAGTCACCTGTTTCCTTTTGCCGCTTCATAGTCGAATGCATGCGGTCGGTTTCGGCGTTTAAGGCGATATGCCGCAAGTACGACGTGGGTGTCATATATTCAAACACTTCACAGTCTGTGACGGGTGGGATTGTCGCTAAACAGCTCGGAATTCCGCATGTCTGTCATGTTCGCGAGAGCTATGCCGGGTTTGGCTTCTTCTGGAAACTATACCGGCAGTTTCTTTTGAAATACTCCGGGAAAATTATTTGCGTGTCTGATGCCATTGCCGCCCAGTTTCCCAAGGGAAAAATCGGGAATAAAGTCGTGGCGGTGCATGACGGATTTCCGCTCGATGAATTTGATCCGGTTCCGGCCGAACGGATTGCAGGATTTAAAGACAAGTTTGATTTGAATAACCGGTTACTGGTCGGACTTGTCGGCCGGATTATTCTTCAGCGCAAAGGGCAGGATGTTTTTGTAAAAGCAATTGCCCGCCTGAAAGACAAATGGCCCGAGGTTCGTTTTTTAATGATCGGAGCCTGTTATCCCGGGAACGAGTACCATTTGGACAACTTGAACAGGCTGATTGATGATCTTGGGATTCGTAACTTAATTGTTTTCACCGGCGAGGTTAAAGATATCAAAGCCGCCTACGCCGCCCTGGATGTTTCAGTGATGGCCTCGGCCACGCCGGAACCGTTCGGCGGAACAACGATTGAATCTATGGCGTTCGCTAAGCCGGTTGTGGGCACAAATATCGGAGGCACACCGGAACAGATCGGCGACGGTGAAACCGGAATTTTGATTCCGCCGAACGACCCCGACGCTATGGCCGATGCCATTTCGAAATTATTGGCGGATGAGCCGTTGCGCAGCAAGATGGGCCGGGCCGGACGTCAGCGGTTTGAGCGGGAGTTCGGGTTCGGGCCGTATTATAAAAAACTTATGACCGCGGTATCCGGCGTTAATGCCTGA
- a CDS encoding DUF1972 domain-containing protein has translation MKIALIGSRGIPARYSGFEQFYEQFAVRLAERGHEVTVYNRSHFIKDVKKEYKGVRIVSLPSIPTKHLDTIVHTALSTLHALFCRYDVVYYCIVGNSPLVWIPRLAGAKTLINVDGEDWARGKWSGFAKTYQKWCEGVACKAANAVIADAKGILTRYRELYNHETIFVPYGANIRKNLRFIPDFAQKSEDRGQKFEERSDRPNAQSLMPNALKKYNLRPEEYIFYVGRFVPENAIDLLIRAFRRLKTEKKLVVVGDAPYADGFKKSLYELAAGDERIIFTGYAFGDDYAQLSANAYFYVQPAGIDGTRPALLDQMGFGNCVLVRNSIVNMEVIGDCGCFFDKERLEDSLVEVMQELVENGDKVQGYRERVTSRIESYYNWEWVTAFYEDLFLRLKEGRPAIQYDDFLKAIHG, from the coding sequence ATGAAAATTGCATTAATCGGTTCCAGAGGTATTCCCGCACGATACAGCGGGTTTGAGCAGTTCTATGAACAGTTTGCTGTTCGTCTGGCGGAGCGCGGTCATGAGGTGACGGTCTATAACCGTTCTCATTTTATTAAGGACGTGAAGAAGGAATATAAGGGAGTACGGATTGTTTCTTTGCCGTCGATTCCGACAAAACATCTGGACACAATCGTTCATACGGCGCTTTCCACGCTCCACGCTCTTTTTTGCCGTTACGACGTTGTTTATTACTGCATCGTCGGCAACAGTCCGCTGGTCTGGATTCCCCGGCTGGCCGGAGCGAAGACGCTGATCAATGTGGACGGCGAGGACTGGGCGCGTGGGAAGTGGTCTGGTTTCGCGAAGACCTATCAAAAGTGGTGTGAAGGTGTCGCCTGTAAAGCGGCTAACGCCGTGATAGCCGACGCGAAGGGAATCCTGACCCGCTATCGCGAGTTATATAATCACGAAACTATATTTGTTCCGTACGGCGCAAATATCCGGAAAAATCTGCGATTTATTCCGGATTTTGCGCAGAAGTCAGAGGACAGAGGACAGAAGTTTGAGGAACGTAGTGACAGACCTAATGCCCAAAGCCTAATGCCTAATGCCTTAAAAAAATATAATCTTCGTCCCGAAGAATATATTTTTTATGTCGGGCGGTTTGTTCCTGAAAACGCGATTGATCTGCTGATTCGGGCGTTCAGACGGTTGAAGACAGAAAAGAAACTGGTGGTGGTCGGCGATGCGCCGTATGCCGACGGCTTCAAAAAGTCTCTGTACGAACTGGCCGCCGGCGATGAGCGGATTATTTTCACCGGGTATGCTTTCGGAGATGATTATGCGCAGCTGAGTGCAAACGCGTATTTCTATGTGCAGCCGGCTGGCATCGACGGAACGCGGCCTGCACTGCTGGATCAGATGGGCTTCGGTAACTGCGTGCTGGTGCGCAACTCCATTGTCAATATGGAGGTTATTGGTGACTGCGGCTGTTTTTTTGATAAAGAACGGCTGGAAGATTCGTTGGTCGAGGTCATGCAGGAACTGGTTGAAAACGGCGACAAGGTGCAGGGTTACAGGGAGAGGGTAACCTCCCGCATCGAGAGCTACTACAACTGGGAATGGGTTACCGCCTTTTATGAAGATCTGTTTCTTCGTCTTAAAGAAGGCCGACCGGCCATTCAATACGATGACTTTTTAAAGGCGATACACGGATAG
- a CDS encoding WecB/TagA/CpsF family glycosyltransferase has protein sequence MKNNKVINRVLNALPLLIFSAMLIGLLLVRMLFDMVLPAWGAWGIGLIWCVMAFDYLVRAELFKQIGGFAVMALSVLILIGALMPKEDVACYPRMASEEIVQKFESTWNALYTGNIFETYSPKQQLLDYGTSLRNLDPFRHGKMILFGLLGFALAVCYLFPIEPFPRKRRVDGCQMEVDKEPPTTQQLNNLTTGAKTAYANRFALLFLTGAVFAVQMELLQVLSPTRMVTGGSVLDSCFGILAGLLLFVPIHFFYLRLAEHRAKGSRRFNVLGVGVDAVNMEDCLQLFERIIEGERTEDGGRRTESEGLSSVVCHQSSGLKARLPAMTSALGVAGIMEARRNPEMQRILNESVLNTPDGMPLVWLGKLFGYQNIERVYGPDLLRDVCAYSASKGRVTPEGLIEGGWKHFFYGAAPGIVEKLKTELERKHPGIRVAGIYCPPFRPLTPEEEADLIAQVAKAKPDIFWIGISTPKQLYFMDQMRDKLDCKIICPVGYAFDVNAGVQEDAPDWAKYSGFQWLHRAIKQPRLWKRYLPDNPGFVFKVTLQILHLRKYPMLTGGQQVKRRTTE, from the coding sequence ATGAAAAATAATAAAGTCATAAATCGGGTACTTAATGCACTGCCGCTACTTATCTTTTCGGCAATGCTTATCGGTCTGCTTCTGGTTCGGATGCTGTTCGATATGGTTCTTCCGGCTTGGGGCGCATGGGGAATCGGCCTTATCTGGTGTGTGATGGCATTCGATTATTTAGTCCGCGCAGAGCTGTTTAAGCAGATCGGCGGGTTTGCCGTGATGGCCCTCTCTGTTCTGATTCTGATTGGTGCGCTGATGCCTAAAGAGGACGTCGCCTGTTATCCGCGTATGGCTTCCGAGGAGATAGTTCAGAAGTTTGAATCGACGTGGAATGCGCTCTACACAGGAAATATTTTTGAGACCTATAGCCCGAAGCAACAGTTGCTTGATTATGGAACGTCGCTCAGAAACCTCGACCCGTTTCGTCACGGGAAGATGATTTTATTCGGTCTGCTCGGATTTGCGCTGGCCGTTTGTTATCTGTTTCCGATCGAGCCGTTCCCGCGCAAGCGGAGGGTTGATGGTTGTCAAATGGAAGTTGATAAGGAACCCCCAACAACTCAACAACTTAACAACCTAACAACTGGCGCGAAAACCGCTTACGCGAATCGCTTCGCGCTCCTCTTCCTTACCGGTGCTGTTTTCGCCGTTCAGATGGAGCTGCTTCAGGTGCTTTCACCGACCCGTATGGTGACCGGGGGCAGTGTTCTGGACAGCTGTTTCGGAATTCTGGCCGGACTTCTGCTTTTTGTGCCGATACACTTTTTTTATCTTCGGCTGGCAGAGCATCGCGCAAAAGGATCTCGGCGGTTTAATGTTCTTGGGGTTGGCGTTGATGCGGTGAATATGGAGGACTGTCTTCAATTATTCGAACGAATCATTGAAGGCGAGAGGACGGAGGACGGAGGACGGAGGACAGAAAGTGAAGGTCTGTCATCGGTTGTCTGTCATCAGTCATCCGGGCTAAAAGCCCGTCTTCCTGCGATGACGAGCGCGCTCGGAGTCGCGGGAATCATGGAAGCCCGGCGCAATCCGGAAATGCAGCGTATCCTGAACGAGTCGGTGCTGAATACGCCGGACGGCATGCCGCTGGTCTGGTTGGGCAAGCTATTTGGTTATCAGAATATCGAACGGGTTTACGGCCCCGACCTGTTGCGCGATGTTTGCGCCTATTCGGCGTCCAAGGGCCGAGTTACGCCGGAAGGGCTGATTGAAGGCGGATGGAAACACTTTTTTTACGGTGCGGCCCCGGGAATTGTTGAAAAACTGAAGACGGAGTTAGAGCGAAAACATCCCGGCATCCGGGTCGCCGGAATTTACTGTCCGCCGTTTCGTCCGCTGACGCCAGAGGAAGAAGCTGACCTGATTGCGCAAGTGGCGAAGGCCAAGCCGGATATTTTCTGGATCGGTATCAGCACGCCCAAACAACTCTACTTTATGGATCAGATGCGCGATAAGCTGGACTGCAAGATCATCTGTCCGGTCGGCTACGCCTTTGACGTGAACGCTGGCGTTCAGGAAGATGCCCCGGATTGGGCGAAGTATTCGGGCTTCCAGTGGCTGCATCGGGCCATCAAACAACCGCGACTTTGGAAGCGCTATCTACCGGACAATCCCGGCTTTGTTTTTAAAGTGACTTTGCAAATTCTCCATCTGAGAAAATATCCGATGTTGACCGGCGGGCAGCAGGTGAAAAGGCGAACAACGGAGTGA
- a CDS encoding exopolysaccharide biosynthesis polyprenyl glycosylphosphotransferase encodes MNSYTEGITIDPDSRGVNPFLKRRLTDALALSVSDGLMLFLAMLAGGGLLFYIRGVPVEMEPIFLLIPAWWVGAWMTHLVPGWGLGAVEELRRTQLLLLTLFAAALVIIFLQNDIGLSRISFFAAYAFASVMIPLGRFLTKKMLAALNLWGVPAVIYGTRATVPIVAEALRQDRTLGFIPKAVLSDDFRQGDIVGGLPVLGTLQNTTRRMPVAIVALPEMSRHNLINLLEGPLQTYNTILLVPDLKDAPSLWVKPCDLQGILALEIRRNLLDPIPSVSKTVIERSLVVLTLPLWGPLCLFFMLLVWLKDFSAPVYAQERIGRNNVLFKTYKLRTMVPDAENVLKRKLAQDPVLKAEWDQHYKLKEDPRITFIGQFLRKTSLDELPQLWCVLIGTMALVGPRPLPKYHHDELQLRTQRLRVRVRPGITGLWQVSGRSDSGTAGMDKWDTFYVTNWSIWLDVIIIARTVRVVLFGSGAY; translated from the coding sequence ATGAATTCATACACTGAAGGAATAACCATTGACCCGGATTCTCGCGGGGTAAATCCGTTTCTGAAGCGTCGGCTGACGGACGCACTTGCGCTGAGTGTTTCGGACGGCCTGATGCTTTTCCTGGCGATGCTTGCCGGCGGGGGGTTGCTTTTCTATATTCGCGGCGTTCCGGTTGAAATGGAGCCGATCTTTCTGCTGATTCCTGCCTGGTGGGTGGGCGCATGGATGACACATCTGGTTCCCGGCTGGGGGCTGGGGGCCGTGGAAGAGTTGCGCCGCACACAGCTTCTGTTGCTAACACTGTTTGCTGCGGCGCTTGTCATAATATTTCTACAAAATGACATTGGACTCAGCCGGATTTCGTTTTTTGCCGCCTATGCTTTTGCTTCTGTCATGATCCCGCTCGGCCGGTTTCTAACAAAAAAAATGCTGGCCGCGCTGAATCTGTGGGGCGTTCCGGCTGTTATTTACGGCACCCGGGCAACGGTTCCGATCGTTGCCGAAGCACTGCGGCAGGATCGCACGCTCGGATTTATTCCCAAGGCGGTGCTGAGCGATGATTTCCGTCAGGGGGATATCGTTGGCGGACTGCCGGTTCTGGGAACTCTTCAAAACACAACACGGCGGATGCCGGTGGCCATTGTGGCACTGCCGGAAATGAGTCGGCATAATTTGATTAATCTGCTGGAAGGCCCGCTTCAAACCTACAACACCATCCTGCTGGTTCCGGATCTGAAAGATGCGCCGTCCCTCTGGGTTAAGCCGTGCGATTTGCAGGGCATTCTCGCCCTCGAAATCCGCCGCAATCTGCTCGATCCGATCCCTTCGGTTTCTAAGACAGTTATAGAACGGTCGCTGGTCGTTCTTACACTTCCATTATGGGGGCCGCTCTGCCTGTTCTTCATGCTGCTGGTATGGCTGAAAGATTTTAGCGCTCCGGTTTATGCACAGGAACGGATCGGACGAAACAACGTTCTGTTTAAAACCTATAAATTGCGCACAATGGTGCCGGATGCTGAAAATGTGCTTAAGCGTAAGCTGGCGCAGGATCCGGTGCTTAAGGCCGAATGGGATCAGCACTATAAGCTCAAAGAAGACCCCCGGATTACTTTTATCGGACAGTTTCTGCGGAAAACGTCTCTGGATGAGCTTCCGCAACTATGGTGCGTTCTGATCGGCACCATGGCGCTGGTCGGCCCCAGACCGCTGCCGAAATATCATCACGATGAATTACAGTTGCGTACACAGCGGCTGCGTGTTCGTGTCCGACCCGGCATTACCGGCCTCTGGCAGGTTTCAGGGCGCAGCGACTCCGGAACGGCGGGCATGGATAAGTGGGACACGTTTTATGTAACCAACTGGTCCATCTGGCTGGATGTAATCATCATTGCCCGCACTGTGCGCGTTGTTTTGTTCGGGAGCGGGGCTTATTAG
- a CDS encoding four helix bundle protein, translating to MGEFAKSFRDLDVYQESLALALGIHEFAKTLPPEERFVLADQMRRASRSVPANISEAWRKRRYKAAFISKLSDAETEAAEMQCWLDFALKAKYMEQIVYQDFDQRYEHVIAQLITMIDGAAGWCRQ from the coding sequence ATGGGTGAGTTCGCGAAAAGTTTTCGGGATTTAGACGTGTATCAGGAGTCGTTGGCGCTCGCGCTGGGAATCCACGAGTTCGCAAAGACGCTTCCTCCTGAAGAACGGTTTGTTCTAGCAGATCAAATGCGACGCGCATCTCGCTCCGTTCCCGCAAATATTTCCGAGGCTTGGCGCAAACGGCGTTATAAAGCGGCCTTTATTTCCAAACTAAGTGATGCAGAAACTGAAGCGGCAGAAATGCAATGCTGGCTCGATTTCGCGCTGAAAGCTAAATACATGGAACAGATTGTGTATCAAGATTTTGACCAACGATATGAGCATGTGATCGCTCAGCTTATTACAATGATTGATGGTGCCGCCGGTTGGTGCCGACAGTGA
- a CDS encoding four helix bundle protein yields MGDRIESFEDLEVYQLALELQQEIFALTKAFPAEEKYSLTDQIRRSSRSIGANISEAWGKRQYPAHFVSKLSDSDGEQNETRHWLRSAFLCKYISELEFNALVEKCKIIGRKLGNMMQHPDQWIPKGHR; encoded by the coding sequence ATGGGAGACAGAATAGAGTCGTTTGAGGATTTGGAAGTTTATCAATTAGCTCTGGAGTTGCAGCAGGAGATATTTGCGCTGACAAAAGCGTTTCCGGCTGAAGAAAAGTATTCACTAACGGATCAGATTCGAAGGTCTTCCCGATCCATTGGGGCAAACATTAGCGAAGCGTGGGGTAAGCGACAGTACCCTGCCCATTTTGTAAGCAAGCTGAGTGATTCAGACGGAGAGCAGAATGAAACGCGGCATTGGTTGCGATCAGCTTTCTTGTGCAAATATATTTCAGAGTTGGAGTTTAATGCGCTGGTTGAGAAGTGCAAAATCATCGGGCGCAAGCTTGGCAATATGATGCAACACCCAGATCAATGGATTCCCAAGGGGCATCGATGA
- a CDS encoding glycosyltransferase, protein MKFSIITPALNQLPYLKRCIASVADQQGVEVEHIVIDGGSTDGTVEWLNTVADRYRLTFISEPDKGMYDALNKGVTLALQKQGDENLPDNWQQTTGNCDDEIVAWLNCDEQYLPGTLEKVAQYFTEHPDADAAYGDVLLVSPDGGLLTCRKNPPLRRAYILADHLYAHSASMFFRSGIFDSGLRFDSSWKAVSDCDFILRVLKSGFRFGQIKKYLSACTMSGENLSRQQAGIEELKAFRRLSPPLYRMGRPAWNAFRYLEKFLRGGYAQALPLEYELYTEDLDRRRLIRARAASCKFRWDGNE, encoded by the coding sequence ATGAAGTTTTCGATCATAACACCTGCCCTCAACCAGCTGCCGTATCTCAAGCGCTGTATTGCATCCGTCGCCGACCAGCAGGGCGTCGAGGTGGAACACATCGTAATCGACGGCGGCTCAACAGACGGAACCGTCGAGTGGCTGAATACTGTTGCGGATCGCTACCGCTTGACGTTTATCAGCGAGCCGGACAAGGGAATGTACGACGCGCTCAACAAAGGCGTAACTCTTGCCCTGCAAAAACAGGGTGATGAGAATTTGCCCGACAACTGGCAACAGACAACTGGCAACTGCGACGATGAAATCGTCGCTTGGCTCAACTGCGACGAGCAATACTTGCCCGGCACGCTGGAGAAAGTGGCTCAGTATTTTACAGAACACCCGGACGCGGACGCAGCGTATGGAGATGTTTTGCTGGTTAGCCCGGACGGCGGACTGTTGACTTGCCGTAAAAACCCGCCGTTGCGCCGAGCGTACATTCTCGCAGATCATCTTTATGCACACAGTGCGTCCATGTTTTTCCGTTCCGGAATTTTTGATTCAGGCCTCCGGTTTGATTCTTCGTGGAAAGCGGTCAGCGACTGCGATTTTATTCTGCGCGTACTGAAATCCGGATTCCGGTTCGGGCAGATTAAAAAATATCTGTCCGCTTGCACCATGAGCGGGGAAAACCTGAGTCGCCAGCAAGCCGGCATAGAGGAGCTGAAAGCTTTTCGCCGCCTTTCGCCACCGCTGTATCGCATGGGCCGTCCGGCGTGGAACGCCTTCCGATACCTTGAAAAATTTCTGCGCGGCGGATATGCGCAGGCCTTGCCGCTGGAGTACGAATTGTACACGGAAGATTTGGATCGCCGTCGGCTGATTCGTGCGAGGGCCGCGAGCTGTAAGTTCAGGTGGGACGGTAATGAATAG
- a CDS encoding glycosyltransferase family 4 protein — protein MNSRRKLIIVGQTPPPYNGQAKMIRQMIDGLRDEFDLLHIRMGYSDSVVSAGKFRMSKITHLFHLIRETRRALQQHPGAVLYYPPASPNWIPVLRDIIYLLAVRPLAAKTVLHFHSGGVSEFVLQHRWLKRPACKAYGKADVAIELGRSCPHDGKFFEARRVVVVPNGINIPVSARNRQSAIGNLKILHVGIHTESKGLFDLLETAKELKRRGVSFEIRTAGLWYTDRERDRFNRMRKEYGLEAEVLTTGQKTGAELWSLYSWADVFFFPTFYPWETFGIVQLEAMAYGLPVVASDWQGPKDVVLNGETGFLCPARDTKGFADALQRLAQDGAMRAQMGRAGLEHYRRHFTADCFVRNMKQVFDEVLT, from the coding sequence ATGAATAGCCGTCGTAAACTCATCATCGTCGGGCAGACTCCGCCGCCATATAACGGGCAGGCGAAGATGATTCGGCAGATGATAGATGGCCTTCGGGATGAGTTTGATCTGCTGCATATCCGGATGGGCTACAGTGATTCTGTTGTATCGGCCGGAAAGTTTAGGATGTCCAAAATCACGCACCTGTTTCACCTGATTCGTGAAACGCGGCGGGCGCTGCAACAACACCCCGGTGCCGTCCTTTATTATCCGCCCGCATCCCCGAATTGGATTCCGGTTCTGCGCGACATCATTTATCTGCTTGCGGTGCGCCCCCTCGCGGCGAAAACCGTGTTGCATTTTCATTCCGGCGGAGTTTCTGAGTTTGTTCTGCAACACCGCTGGCTGAAAAGACCGGCTTGCAAGGCTTATGGAAAGGCGGATGTTGCGATCGAGCTCGGCCGCTCCTGTCCGCATGACGGTAAGTTTTTCGAAGCTCGCCGGGTTGTGGTTGTTCCGAACGGAATCAATATTCCCGTGTCGGCAAGAAATCGGCAATCGGCAATCGGCAATCTAAAAATTCTCCATGTCGGCATTCACACTGAATCGAAAGGCCTGTTTGACTTGCTGGAAACGGCGAAAGAATTAAAACGGCGCGGCGTTTCTTTTGAAATCCGGACGGCAGGGTTGTGGTATACAGATCGGGAAAGAGACCGATTCAACCGGATGCGCAAAGAATACGGGCTGGAGGCCGAGGTGTTGACGACGGGACAAAAAACCGGCGCAGAGCTTTGGTCGCTTTACAGCTGGGCCGATGTGTTTTTCTTTCCGACATTCTATCCGTGGGAAACGTTCGGTATCGTACAGTTGGAAGCGATGGCTTACGGACTGCCTGTGGTTGCCTCCGATTGGCAGGGGCCGAAAGATGTGGTACTCAACGGCGAAACCGGATTCCTCTGTCCTGCACGCGACACAAAAGGGTTTGCTGATGCGCTGCAACGTCTCGCTCAAGACGGCGCCATGCGGGCGCAAATGGGCCGGGCCGGACTGGAGCATTACCGACGGCACTTTACGGCGGATTGTTTTGTCCGGAACATGAAACAGGTTTTTGACGAGGTGCTCACATGA
- a CDS encoding NAD-dependent epimerase/dehydratase family protein: MKKSLVTGGCGFVGRHLIARLLKAGHEVHCVDPIAPLSGGIAPGSWPLFSPLDFQNFHFYNQDCRDWFRTNSDTDFDYAFHLAAMVGGREMIENNPLAVADDLSIDAQYWQWAVKARPAKNVVFSSSAAYPIELQRPDHYELLREEMITFENRIGMPDMTYGWAKLTNEYLAQLAFEKHGLKSVCYRPFSGYGEDQDNSYPFPGICKRVLANRSAPEITVWGSGRQMRDFIYIDDCVEGILSTMDKINDASALNLSTGIYTSFIEFAQIAAELCGFKPRIKGTSDKPEGVFARGGDTTRQRSFGFTHTVSFREGIAKALAYYGG, from the coding sequence ATGAAAAAATCACTGGTAACAGGCGGATGCGGATTTGTCGGGCGGCATTTAATTGCGCGACTGCTCAAGGCGGGCCATGAAGTCCATTGTGTGGATCCGATTGCCCCGCTCAGCGGCGGAATTGCGCCGGGAAGCTGGCCGCTTTTCAGTCCGCTGGATTTTCAAAATTTCCACTTTTACAATCAGGATTGCCGCGACTGGTTCCGAACAAACAGCGACACGGATTTTGATTATGCGTTCCACCTCGCCGCAATGGTTGGCGGACGGGAGATGATCGAAAATAATCCGCTCGCCGTTGCGGATGACCTTTCAATCGACGCGCAGTACTGGCAGTGGGCGGTCAAGGCTCGTCCTGCGAAGAACGTCGTCTTTAGTTCCAGCGCGGCATATCCGATCGAACTTCAGCGCCCGGATCATTACGAACTTCTCCGCGAAGAAATGATTACCTTTGAAAACCGCATCGGCATGCCGGATATGACCTATGGCTGGGCCAAGCTGACCAATGAATATCTGGCGCAGTTGGCCTTTGAAAAACACGGGCTGAAGTCCGTTTGCTATCGTCCGTTTTCCGGCTACGGCGAAGATCAGGACAATTCCTATCCGTTCCCCGGAATCTGTAAGCGGGTGCTGGCGAACCGCTCCGCTCCGGAAATCACGGTTTGGGGCAGCGGACGCCAGATGCGCGATTTCATTTACATTGACGACTGTGTGGAAGGAATTCTATCCACGATGGATAAAATCAACGACGCTTCCGCGCTGAATCTTTCCACCGGCATCTATACCTCCTTCATCGAATTTGCGCAGATCGCCGCGGAACTTTGCGGCTTTAAGCCGCGGATCAAAGGAACCTCGGATAAACCGGAAGGCGTATTTGCCCGGGGCGGCGACACAACACGCCAGCGGAGCTTCGGGTTCACACATACCGTCAGCTTCAGAGAAGGAATCGCCAAAGCGCTTGCATATTACGGCGGATGA